The DNA sequence GTGGCCCTGGCCCGCGCCCTCGTGGTGGAGCCTCGCGTGCTACTCCTCGACGAGCCACTCTCCAATCTGGACGCCAAGGTCCGCCAGCGGCTTCGCGTCGAGGTCCGCCGGCTCCAGCGCCGCATCGGCACCACCATGATCTATGTCACTCACGATCAGGAGGAGGCGCTCGCCATCGCCGACCGCGTGGTCTTGATGAACGCGGGCACGGTCGTGCAGGAGGGCGCCCCCGAGGAGATCTATCTCGAGCCCGCGAGCGCCTTTGCCGCGGATTTCCTCGGGGTGTCCAACCGGCTCGAGGCCTTCGCGGAAGCTGGCGTGGTGCGCGTGGGCGATCAGACACTGCCCTACGCCGGACCGCTCAGCGGGCCCGTGCTCGTGATCGTGCGCTCGTCCGATCTCTCCCTCGTTGCCGTGCCCGACCTCGGCGCCGTCACCACCCTCAAGGGACTTCTCGAGGAGAGCCTCTTCCTGGGCGCGCACTATCGTCACTATGTACGGGTGGGCGATGCCGTCGTGCTGGTGGACGGCCCCGCTCCTGCCAAGCCTGGCCCTGTCGAGATCAAGGTTCCCGCGGGGCGGCTCAGAGTCTTCCCGCGATCCGATCATTCCTGAAAGGAGACCACTCATGCTGGTCCAGATCATGGCTATCGCCGCCGCCCTCGCCCTGGCCGCGCCCGTGGCCGCGCAAACACGGCTCAATGTCGCCATCGCCGCCGATGTCAATGTCGTCGAGGTCCACAAGACCCTGCTCGGTCCCGGCTTCAAGGCCATGGAGCCCGCCGTC is a window from the Candidatus Methylomirabilota bacterium genome containing:
- a CDS encoding ABC transporter ATP-binding protein, producing MIPVAIEAVAKRFGQVEALRGVSLGLGAGKLTAILGPSGCGKTTLLRSIAGFVGVDAGRILFGRDDVTALPPQARGTAMVFQNYALWPHMSVFDNVAYGLRRKRLPWAEVLTKVMAALDLVEIGDAAGIARRKPTALSGGQQQRVALARALVVEPRVLLLDEPLSNLDAKVRQRLRVEVRRLQRRIGTTMIYVTHDQEEALAIADRVVLMNAGTVVQEGAPEEIYLEPASAFAADFLGVSNRLEAFAEAGVVRVGDQTLPYAGPLSGPVLVIVRSSDLSLVAVPDLGAVTTLKGLLEESLFLGAHYRHYVRVGDAVVLVDGPAPAKPGPVEIKVPAGRLRVFPRSDHS